One genomic window of Micropterus dolomieu isolate WLL.071019.BEF.003 ecotype Adirondacks linkage group LG14, ASM2129224v1, whole genome shotgun sequence includes the following:
- the LOC123983558 gene encoding microfibril-associated glycoprotein 4-like, whose amino-acid sequence MYYGALGRITSSFYRVVVVHRSWNKSFSARLSTSPRLDCGNVTEIRQQLITGKSSLVVLRFRAPPGIPAGHRPPATRGWSPWRISEKLGEASRTFPRLENIYQLTKQRKYELLVDMEDFEGKKVFARYSSFSIASECHGYKLSVSGFINGGAGDALNYHNGQKFTTFDKDQDSWPGNCARSYVGAFWYNDCHGTNPNGIYRWGSDNSFFAVGVEWSTWKGNNYSLKTISMKIRPVQ is encoded by the exons ATGTACTACGGGGCCTTGGGCAGAATAACAAGCTCATTTTacagggtggtggtggtgcatag ATCGTGGAACAAATCCTTCTCTGCacggctgtctacgtccccccggctggactGCGGCAACGTGACGGAGATCAGACAGCAGCTGATCACCGGCAAGTCTTCCCTGGTGGTCCTCCGGTTCAGGGCGCCACCGGGGATTCCCGCGGGACACCGGCCACCAGCCACGAGGGGCTGGTCCCCTTGGCGAATTTCGGAGAAGCTTGGCGAAGCCTCGcgaacatttcccc gtcttGAGAACATCTACCAACTGACTAAGCAAAGAAAATATGAGCTGCTGGTCGACATGGAGGACTTTGAGGGGAAGAAAGTGTTTGCTCGCTACTCTTCATTCTCCATCGCTTCAGAGTGTCACGGATATAAACTAAGTGTATCTGGATTCATTAATGGAGGGGCGG gaGACGCCTTGAATTATCATAACGGACAGAAGTTCACCACCTTTGACAAAGACCAGGACTCCTGGCCCGGTAACTGTGCCAGATCATACGTGGGGGCGTTCTGGTACAACGACTGTCATGGTACAAACCCCAACGGGATTTATCGCTGGGGGTCTGACAACTCTTTCTTTGCTGTTGGAGTGGAGTGGTCTACTTGGAAGGGTAATAACTACTCCCTGAAGACCATCAGCATGAAGATCCGTCCTGTGCAGTAG